One window of the Dromaius novaehollandiae isolate bDroNov1 chromosome 25, bDroNov1.hap1, whole genome shotgun sequence genome contains the following:
- the LOC112986561 gene encoding procathepsin L-like: protein MSWRKLHISEVSLREDRGLPRRQRSCDPFPCLPEPGGCQWMPGAMAVPLGLLLAALGCTAALDPALEEAWRGWKSLHAKEYPEGTEAGRRQVWEKNLRRIEEHNREQARGRHAFRLGMNHYGDLTDEEFNQLLNGFAPGRRRGPGLLFQASAAQRTPAEVDWRAKGYVTPVKNQGHCGSCWAFSATGALEGLVFNRTGKLVVLSEQNLIDCSRKLGNEGCGGGYITRAFQYVHDNGGLNSEHVYPYLGTDASSCRYDPRDRAANCSAVWLVAAGSEAALEQAVAAVGPVSVAVDASSFHFHFYKSGIFSSAFCSQQVNHAMLAVGYGTSQQNGQSVGYWILKNSWSEAWGERGYIRLLKGVDNHCGVANQASFPAL, encoded by the exons CATCTCTGAAGTTTCCTTGAGAGAAGACCGCGGTCTCCCTCGCAGGCAGAGGAGCTGCGACCCTTTCCCCTGCCTTCCAGAGCCGGGTGGGTGCCAGTGGATG CCGGGCGCCATGGCCGtgcccctggggctgctgctggccgcgcTGGGCTGCACCGCCGCGCTGGACCCTGCCCTGGAGGAGGCCTGGAGGGGCTGGAAGAGCCTCCACGCCAAGGAGTACCCGGAG GGCACCGAGGCCGGCCGCCGGCAGGTCTGGGAGAAGAACCTGCGGCGCATCGAGGAGCATAACCGGGAGCAGGCGCGGGGCAGGCACGCTTTCCGCCTGGGCATGAACCACTACGGAGACCTG ACGGACGAGGAGTTTAACCAGCTGCTGAACGGCttcgccccggggcggcggcgggggccggggctgctcttCCAGGCTTCGGCGGCGCAGAGGACGCCGGCGGAGGTGGACTGGCGGGCGAAGGGCTACGTGACGCCCGTGAAGAACCAG GGGCACTGCGGGTCGTGCTGGGCCTTCAGCGCCACGGGGGCCCTCGAGGGCCTCGTCTTCAACCGGACGGGGAAGCTGGTGGTGCTGAGCGAGCAGAACCTCATCGACTGCTCCCGCAAGCTGGGCAAcgagggctgcggcgggggctacATCACCCGCGCCTTCCAGTACGTGCACGACAACGGCGGCCTCAACTCGGAGCACGTCTACCCCTACCTGGGCACA GACGCCTCCAGCTGCCGGTACGACCCCCGGGACCGGGCCGCCAACTGCTCTGCCGTCTGGCTGGTGGCCGCGGGCAGCGAGGCGGCTCTGGAGCAGGCGGTGGCGGCCGTGGGCCCCGTGTCCGTGGCGGTGGACGCCAGCAGCTTCCACTTCCACTTCTACAAGTCGG GCATCTTCAGCAGCGCGTTTTGCAGCCAGCAGGTCAACCATGCCATGCTGGCCGTGGGCTACGGCACGAGCCAGCAGAACGGGCAGAGCGTCGGCTACTGGATCTTAAAGAACAG CTGGTCGGAGGCCTGGGGCGAGCGGGGCTACATCCGCCTGCTCAAGGGAGTGGACAATCACTGCGGGGTGGCCAACCAGGCCAGCTTTCCTGCCCTgtga